A genomic segment from Endomicrobiales bacterium encodes:
- a CDS encoding protein jag, with amino-acid sequence MNHREIEVEGKTVEAAIASGLEKFSLKREQVDIKILSEGSSGLFGLMGAKPARVQLAVKNGVTVKEILPPLDFNLSQKRVKEILETLLSKMNVSFSAVHTSVVDGLIAAEVKSSQSALLIGKSGQTLKSVEYLCTLILNRDPLTRVKVRLDVDNYLRRCEQNLLDMVKDAAQKVTASSNSIYLHPMNSSDRKIVHNFLKDDPKLETFSDGYGAKRKVGIRIKKS; translated from the coding sequence ATGAACCACCGAGAAATTGAAGTTGAAGGCAAAACAGTGGAAGCCGCCATTGCAAGCGGTTTAGAAAAATTCTCTCTTAAACGTGAACAGGTAGATATAAAAATATTAAGTGAGGGTTCCAGCGGACTCTTTGGCCTGATGGGCGCAAAACCGGCAAGAGTTCAACTTGCCGTAAAAAATGGCGTTACCGTAAAAGAAATATTGCCGCCGCTTGATTTTAATCTATCACAAAAACGAGTAAAAGAAATTTTAGAAACATTGCTTTCTAAAATGAATGTAAGTTTCAGTGCTGTGCATACCTCGGTTGTAGACGGGCTAATAGCTGCCGAGGTTAAAAGCAGCCAAAGCGCATTGTTAATAGGAAAAAGCGGGCAAACGCTCAAGTCAGTTGAATACCTTTGCACGCTCATTTTAAATCGCGACCCTCTTACACGCGTAAAAGTTCGCCTTGATGTAGATAATTACCTTAGAAGGTGTGAACAAAACCTTTTAGATATGGTTAAAGATGCCGCCCAAAAAGTAACCGCTTCCAGCAACAGCATTTACTTGCACCCAATGAACTCTTCAGATAGAAAAATTGTCCACAATTTTCTTAAAGACGACCCAAAACTTGAAACATTTTCAGATGGATACGGCGCCAAAAGAAAAGTTGGCATAAGAATAAAAAAAAGTTAA
- the mnmE gene encoding tRNA uridine-5-carboxymethylaminomethyl(34) synthesis GTPase MnmE yields MNYLIKDTIAAVVTPAGRSAIGVVKLSGPKAIHIAKKIFFLPSGKTIKELTSHCLYFGKIIYRRQLIDEAVLSIMLAPRSHTGEDVVEFSLHGNPLILEKMLSVCTTLGARAALGGEFSFRAYLNGKMDLTKAEAVCELIKSQTALAAQAALTRLGGALSEKINQLRQIILDIASHAEAALDHPEEGIEFLDKIKTQKTLGELINSTLNIADSAKSGIALSQGIKIALIGRPNVGKSSLLNILLKRERAIVTNIAGTTRDTIAETVEVGGFPVTFTDTAGIRARTTSKVEKIGQARALGEAKTAHIVLWLIDSSRTTNQDDKKIKNILCKLKTQEKTLVLLNKSDLSQKAAGVKKLIGELPLLNISAKTGKGISELEKKILKLAGVSNAYNQEGLLVNERQKNGLLKCAKELRLACTALEKMPEEIVALHLRCALSCLDELTGNSSTQDILDNIFSKFCIGK; encoded by the coding sequence TTGAACTACCTCATAAAAGATACCATAGCCGCCGTTGTAACCCCAGCCGGCAGGTCTGCCATTGGTGTAGTTAAACTTTCCGGCCCAAAAGCCATCCACATAGCAAAAAAAATATTTTTTTTACCTTCAGGCAAAACCATAAAAGAGCTTACCAGCCACTGCCTATACTTTGGAAAAATTATTTACCGTAGGCAACTGATAGACGAGGCCGTGCTTTCAATTATGCTTGCGCCGCGCTCGCACACGGGCGAAGATGTTGTAGAGTTTTCTCTTCACGGCAACCCATTAATATTGGAAAAAATGCTCTCTGTTTGTACCACGCTTGGCGCACGAGCGGCACTTGGCGGCGAGTTTTCTTTTAGAGCTTACTTAAACGGGAAAATGGACCTTACCAAAGCGGAAGCGGTTTGCGAACTTATCAAAAGTCAAACTGCTCTAGCAGCACAGGCCGCGCTAACACGCCTCGGCGGAGCGTTAAGCGAAAAAATAAATCAACTACGCCAAATCATATTAGATATTGCCTCTCATGCCGAGGCAGCGCTAGACCACCCCGAAGAAGGCATAGAGTTTTTAGATAAAATCAAAACACAAAAAACCCTTGGCGAATTAATCAATTCCACACTAAACATTGCTGATAGCGCAAAAAGCGGTATTGCATTATCGCAAGGCATAAAAATTGCATTGATTGGCAGGCCAAATGTTGGCAAATCGTCTTTGCTTAATATTCTGCTTAAAAGGGAACGGGCAATTGTTACAAACATTGCCGGCACAACGCGCGACACAATCGCCGAAACAGTTGAAGTTGGCGGCTTTCCGGTAACATTCACAGACACCGCTGGCATACGAGCAAGAACTACCTCAAAAGTAGAAAAAATAGGCCAGGCTCGCGCCCTTGGAGAAGCAAAAACAGCCCATATTGTGCTTTGGCTTATTGACTCAAGCCGCACCACAAACCAAGATGATAAAAAAATAAAAAATATTCTTTGCAAACTAAAAACACAAGAAAAAACACTTGTGCTATTAAATAAATCTGACCTGTCGCAAAAAGCCGCGGGAGTAAAAAAACTTATTGGCGAACTGCCATTGCTTAACATCTCAGCTAAAACAGGCAAAGGCATAAGCGAACTTGAAAAAAAGATACTTAAGCTTGCCGGCGTAAGCAATGCTTATAATCAAGAAGGCCTGCTTGTAAACGAACGACAAAAAAACGGTTTGCTAAAATGCGCGAAAGAATTGCGCCTTGCCTGCACGGCACTTGAAAAAATGCCAGAAGAAATAGTTGCACTGCACCTGCGCTGCGCACTTAGCTGCCTTGATGAGCTGACCGGCAACAGCTCCACACAAGACATTCTTGATAACATCTTCTCAAAGTTCTGCATAGGCAAATAA
- the rsmA gene encoding 16S rRNA (adenine(1518)-N(6)/adenine(1519)-N(6))-dimethyltransferase RsmA — MRQKFGQNFLKDPQIAQKIVDSLDITNTDFVIEIGPGKGILTEKIAKYAGTLIAVEIDHTLIASLKAKFSQNSKVQVIEQNFLDFILPKGRNIKFISNLPYCVATPIIAKILPLSNWQNAVFMVQKEVGERITAQNGTSDYGYFSVFCSYYANIEKLFVVKPCSFSPPPKVDSLVVRLSNKNAPKIENDFFAFVKAAFSQKRKTILNSLSNSLKIEKEVLLPKLISAEISPTDRPEKLSLSSYQKLFSLLKN, encoded by the coding sequence ATGCGTCAAAAATTCGGACAAAATTTTTTAAAAGATCCACAAATCGCACAAAAAATTGTAGATTCGTTAGATATTACAAACACCGACTTTGTTATTGAAATCGGACCCGGAAAAGGGATCTTAACAGAAAAAATTGCAAAATATGCCGGAACACTTATAGCTGTAGAAATAGACCACACCTTAATTGCATCGTTAAAGGCCAAATTTTCTCAAAATTCAAAAGTGCAGGTAATAGAACAAAACTTTCTTGACTTTATACTGCCAAAAGGCAGAAATATTAAATTTATATCAAACCTGCCTTACTGTGTTGCCACGCCGATAATTGCAAAAATTTTGCCGCTTTCAAACTGGCAAAACGCGGTTTTTATGGTGCAAAAAGAAGTGGGGGAGCGAATAACCGCCCAAAATGGAACCAGCGACTATGGTTATTTTTCGGTGTTTTGTTCTTACTATGCAAACATTGAAAAGCTTTTTGTGGTTAAACCCTGCAGTTTTAGCCCGCCTCCAAAAGTTGATTCGCTTGTCGTGCGCCTTAGCAACAAAAACGCACCAAAAATAGAAAACGACTTCTTTGCTTTTGTAAAAGCGGCATTCTCTCAAAAAAGAAAAACTATTCTAAACTCACTTTCAAATTCCCTAAAAATTGAAAAAGAAGTGCTCTTACCCAAACTAATATCTGCCGAAATTAGCCCAACCGACAGGCCCGAAAAACTTTCTTTAAGCTCTTACCAAAAACTCTTTTCCTTGCTAAAAAATTAA
- the dnaA gene encoding chromosomal replication initiator protein DnaA, whose amino-acid sequence MEPEAFNLWIKPVKALSFENGVLLLSVPNKYFSEWLKANYLQKIEELLCDKLAQKINIEFKETQDLAPILKKVEDLQEPQETTISPEVLAHNPFNPKYTFDRFIVGGGNRFAHAACEAVAKDPGKLYNPLFIYGGVGLGKTHLLHAIGNHVKKNNPSLKILYVTSETFINEFIDSIRHERSTTFRNKYRNVDCLLIDDIQFLVGKQSSQEEFFNTFNDLHTVHKQIVITADKPPKEMPQLQERLISRFEWGVVADVQAPDLETRIAIMRAKAAEEKISIPNDVILLIATKIKSNIRELEGTLLRITAFSAFTGTPLTVDSVQKIIKDVVSPSKETAPITIEKIKKVVGKHYNLDIVDLVSKRRTASVALPRQLAMYLARTLTDQFSTTEIGESFGGRDHTTVLHACNKINTDLAKDAFFAALVNKIIQEIRERNEEE is encoded by the coding sequence ATGGAACCAGAAGCTTTCAACTTGTGGATAAAACCTGTTAAGGCGCTTTCGTTTGAAAACGGGGTTCTTCTGCTTTCCGTACCAAATAAATATTTTTCTGAATGGCTAAAAGCAAATTATTTACAAAAAATTGAAGAACTTCTTTGCGACAAACTCGCACAAAAAATAAATATTGAATTTAAAGAAACTCAAGACCTTGCCCCAATATTAAAAAAAGTAGAAGACCTGCAAGAGCCGCAAGAGACAACTATTTCGCCAGAAGTTTTGGCGCACAACCCATTTAACCCCAAGTACACTTTTGACCGCTTTATTGTAGGCGGTGGCAACCGTTTCGCGCATGCGGCATGTGAAGCCGTAGCAAAAGACCCTGGCAAACTTTACAACCCTTTATTTATTTACGGCGGCGTGGGCCTTGGCAAAACGCATCTTTTGCACGCAATAGGCAATCATGTTAAAAAAAATAACCCCTCGCTTAAAATACTTTATGTTACAAGCGAAACATTTATAAACGAATTTATTGACTCAATTCGTCACGAACGCTCAACAACTTTTCGCAATAAATACCGCAATGTGGATTGCCTGCTTATAGACGACATACAATTCCTTGTTGGTAAGCAAAGCTCGCAAGAAGAATTTTTTAACACATTTAACGACCTGCACACTGTACACAAACAAATTGTAATAACGGCCGACAAACCGCCAAAAGAAATGCCCCAGCTTCAAGAACGCCTAATATCACGCTTTGAGTGGGGTGTTGTTGCCGATGTGCAGGCGCCCGACCTTGAAACACGCATTGCCATAATGCGCGCAAAAGCCGCGGAAGAAAAAATTTCTATCCCTAACGATGTAATTCTACTAATCGCAACAAAAATTAAGTCCAACATTCGCGAGCTGGAAGGAACTCTGCTTAGAATAACAGCATTTTCAGCTTTTACCGGCACACCATTAACTGTTGATTCCGTACAAAAAATAATTAAAGATGTTGTAAGCCCTTCAAAAGAAACAGCTCCAATAACAATTGAAAAAATTAAAAAAGTTGTAGGCAAGCATTATAATTTAGATATTGTTGATTTGGTTTCAAAAAGAAGAACCGCATCTGTTGCACTGCCAAGGCAGTTGGCAATGTACCTGGCAAGAACCCTTACAGATCAGTTTTCAACTACCGAAATTGGCGAATCCTTTGGCGGAAGAGACCACACAACTGTTTTACACGCTTGCAACAAAATAAATACCGATCTTGCAAAAGATGCCTTTTTTGCGGCCTTGGTTAATAAAATTATTCAAGAAATCAGAGAAAGAAACGAAGAAGAATAG
- the yidC gene encoding membrane protein insertase YidC has translation MDKDKLLGITLIFIILIGWSLYTAKNRPKQIVQNNAIATSQTQQSAQSIAQQPQQLTAIAQNTDDSRKETIIETPAYKAVFSSKGGSIISWQLKEKNGSMVEMLPSKVPALSTFPDSNFFILEQSENKIVYATALTNGTQITKTYNLTQDYLHKLTISVKSPLGVQTPISMPFGPGLGTIASEEKENAGLMRPIALTANKPKELHKLKTQSYTAGDYKWLAIDNRYFLFAVIPSSPSAFTSIASYNAGKKTPPELTLNATAEPTFETSLDFYIGPKGYKHLKSLGVGLEESIDLGIFGFLGKWALVALIFLYSITHNYGWAIVLLTLFLQILVFPLTLKSLRASTAMRKIQPLIKELQTKYKNDPKRLNVEMMNIYKTQKVNPLGGCLPMLLQIPIFWALFTTLRNAYELHGAGWMFWIHDLSLKDPYFVLPILMGIGTLIQQKIMSPSADPSQAMMVYLMPVVFTIMFLNFPSGLVLYWFTNNLLTVIEQLVLMKIDASKEKCSLTI, from the coding sequence ATGGATAAAGATAAACTGTTGGGTATAACACTAATTTTCATTATACTTATTGGCTGGTCACTCTATACGGCAAAAAATCGTCCTAAGCAAATTGTGCAAAACAATGCTATTGCAACAAGCCAAACCCAACAAAGTGCGCAAAGTATAGCGCAGCAACCACAACAATTAACCGCTATAGCACAAAACACCGATGACAGTAGAAAAGAAACTATTATAGAAACTCCTGCTTATAAAGCGGTTTTTTCAAGTAAGGGCGGTTCTATAATAAGCTGGCAATTAAAAGAAAAAAATGGCTCCATGGTTGAAATGCTGCCTTCAAAAGTACCGGCACTCTCCACATTTCCTGACTCAAACTTTTTTATTCTTGAACAATCTGAAAACAAAATAGTTTATGCCACCGCCTTAACAAACGGAACGCAAATAACAAAAACCTATAATCTCACACAAGATTATTTACACAAACTAACCATTTCGGTAAAGTCACCTTTGGGTGTGCAAACGCCTATAAGTATGCCTTTTGGCCCGGGCCTTGGCACTATTGCAAGCGAAGAAAAAGAAAATGCCGGCCTTATGCGCCCAATAGCATTAACCGCGAACAAACCAAAAGAACTGCACAAATTAAAAACTCAGTCATATACCGCGGGTGATTACAAGTGGCTTGCAATAGATAACCGCTATTTCTTATTTGCCGTTATACCTTCTTCACCATCGGCCTTTACTTCCATTGCGTCTTACAACGCCGGCAAAAAAACGCCGCCGGAACTTACGCTTAACGCAACTGCAGAGCCAACCTTTGAAACATCGTTAGATTTTTACATTGGGCCAAAGGGCTACAAACATTTAAAGTCGCTGGGTGTTGGTTTAGAAGAATCTATTGATTTAGGTATTTTTGGTTTCTTAGGCAAGTGGGCACTGGTCGCCCTTATTTTTCTTTACAGCATTACACACAACTACGGCTGGGCAATTGTGCTTTTAACATTATTTTTGCAAATTCTTGTTTTCCCGCTAACGCTTAAAAGTTTAAGGGCTTCTACCGCAATGCGCAAAATTCAACCACTTATAAAAGAACTCCAGACAAAATACAAAAACGACCCAAAACGGCTTAATGTTGAAATGATGAACATTTATAAAACCCAAAAAGTGAACCCGCTTGGCGGCTGTTTGCCAATGCTTTTGCAAATTCCAATTTTCTGGGCTCTATTTACAACACTTAGAAATGCCTATGAGTTACACGGTGCCGGCTGGATGTTTTGGATACACGACCTTTCGTTAAAAGACCCTTACTTTGTTTTGCCAATACTTATGGGTATTGGCACATTAATTCAGCAAAAGATTATGTCACCATCGGCCGACCCATCACAGGCGATGATGGTTTACCTTATGCCCGTAGTTTTTACCATAATGTTTTTAAATTTCCCTTCTGGTCTTGTGCTTTACTGGTTTACAAATAATTTATTAACTGTAATTGAGCAACTTGTACTAATGAAAATTGACGCAAGCAAAGAAAAATGTTCTCTTACAATTTAG